Below is a genomic region from Deltaproteobacteria bacterium.
AGGTGCCGGTTCAGCCGGTGCAGGGGCGGGAGCTGCGGGGGGAGACACGGGCGGTGCAGTCGTTGCAGGTGCAGCCACAGGTGGTTGGGGGGCGGCCACGGGAGTTACTGACGTTACCTGCGGCGCACCACCCACTTCCTCCACTTCCACCTCAAAATATTCACCTTCGACAAATACATTGAAGGTACGAATGCCAGGCCCCTTTTCTGGAGCTGGTTTTTCCACTTTCTCCACCACTTTGCCCTGCTTGGCCAGGTTTACAAGTCTTTCTTCTTTCTTCGCCTGTTCGAGGGTCTTGGGCTTCACCTCTTCGGGTATCTCTTCTTTGCCGTATTTCCATTTTAGAAAACGCATACCGGTTGTGGGATAAAGGGCCACGATCAGTTCATCATCAATGTTTTTTGCGAGTCCCTTGGCCATGGCTCTGGCCTTGTCCATTTCAGGCTCCAGTACATCGGCCGGCCTCGCAGTAATTGGCTTCTCCCCCCGGCTATAGCCTTTCAACGCCTTCTTCTGCACTTCTGGGTCCACCGGCACCGGGGTCTTGCCATAGAGCCCATAGCACAGATCTTTCACCTGGGCCGTAATCATCTTGTAGCGCTCATCCTCGGTATCGAAGAGCACGTTGTTCACCGTCTGAATGCCAACGATCTGACTGGTGGGCGTGACCAGGGGCACCTGTCCGAGTTCTTTGCGTACCCTGGGCAGTTCGGCAAAGACCTCGTCTATGCGATCCAGGGCATCCATCTCTCGCAACTGATTGACCAGATTGGACAGCATACCACCAGGAGTCTGGTGCAGCAGTACATTGGTGTCGATAACGGAGAGCTTGTGGTCGTCCAGTAGATGGCGGTATTTGATGGATATTTCCTCCAGGTATTCGTCAATCTTGGCAAGCAGCCTGATGTCGAAACCCGTGTCCCGATTCGTTCCCTGCAAAGCGATCACCAGAGGCTCTATAGCAGGGTGCGAGGTGCGGTAGGCCCAGGGTGACATACAGGTGTCAATAATGTCCACCCCGGCCTCTATTCCCTTCAGCAGCGCCATATCCGCCATACCAGAGGTGAAATGGCTGTGAAGATGAATCGGCACCTTTATGGTCTCTTTGAGGGCCTTGATCAACATGTAGGCATCATAGGGAGCGATCAATCCCGCCATGTCTTTTATGCACACGGTGTCCGCCCCCATTTCCTCGAGCTGTTTGGCCTTTTCCACATAATACTCGAGATTGTACACAGGGCCGCCCATGCGAGGCTGCGTCAAGGAGTAGCAGATGGCACCCTGGAAATGCTTGCCCAGTTTCTTGATCACCTTCACCACAGTTTCAAAATTGCGGAAGTCATTTAGGGCATCGAAGACTCTGAAGATGTCGATGCCGTTTTCTGCTGCCCGCTCCACGAAAGGCTCAGCCACATCATCAGCATAGTTGCGGTAGCCAACCAGGTTCTGTCCCCGAAGCAGCATGGAGAAAGGGGTGTTCTTGATGTACTTTTTAAGAGTTCTCGGCCGCTCCCACGGGTCTTCCGCCAGGAACCGGTGCATGGTGTCGAAGGTAGCGCCACCCCAGACTTCCATGGAATAGAAGCCCACCTTGTCCATTTCTTCTGCAATGGGGATCATATCTTCTGTCCGTCCCCTGGTTGCAAAAAGGGACTGGTGTCCATCCCTGAAGGTCAAATCCTGGACCTTGATGGGATTGGTCACCTTCACTTTCTCTTTATCCACCAGCGCCGCCTTCAATTTGCCGTGTTGATCAGCCATTGTGTTCTCCTGTTTACCTCTCTGGTCAGATTTCGATTGCTAATGCTCATAGCAGCAAAGGCCGTTGGCTCGCAGT
It encodes:
- a CDS encoding pyruvate carboxylase subunit B, which encodes MADQHGKLKAALVDKEKVKVTNPIKVQDLTFRDGHQSLFATRGRTEDMIPIAEEMDKVGFYSMEVWGGATFDTMHRFLAEDPWERPRTLKKYIKNTPFSMLLRGQNLVGYRNYADDVAEPFVERAAENGIDIFRVFDALNDFRNFETVVKVIKKLGKHFQGAICYSLTQPRMGGPVYNLEYYVEKAKQLEEMGADTVCIKDMAGLIAPYDAYMLIKALKETIKVPIHLHSHFTSGMADMALLKGIEAGVDIIDTCMSPWAYRTSHPAIEPLVIALQGTNRDTGFDIRLLAKIDEYLEEISIKYRHLLDDHKLSVIDTNVLLHQTPGGMLSNLVNQLREMDALDRIDEVFAELPRVRKELGQVPLVTPTSQIVGIQTVNNVLFDTEDERYKMITAQVKDLCYGLYGKTPVPVDPEVQKKALKGYSRGEKPITARPADVLEPEMDKARAMAKGLAKNIDDELIVALYPTTGMRFLKWKYGKEEIPEEVKPKTLEQAKKEERLVNLAKQGKVVEKVEKPAPEKGPGIRTFNVFVEGEYFEVEVEEVGGAPQVTSVTPVAAPQPPVAAPATTAPPVSPPAAPAPAPAEPAPAKPVAVPAAGATVEAPMPGMIIRYEVKEGDSVDEGDVIVILEAMKMENSITAPSAGTITSIPFKSGDSVQKGDVLAVIG